A genomic region of Leptolyngbya sp. FACHB-261 contains the following coding sequences:
- a CDS encoding TIGR04222 domain-containing membrane protein gives MNSQQIELYKRIQAFSLDQPDTQLSFSKRLARDNGWSLGYAQRVIEEYKKFTFLAVVAGHPVTPSDQVDQVWHLHLSYTRSYWQEFCPKVLQTPLHHDPTRGGSSEQLKFDDWYSRTLESYKQFFDQIPPIDIWSDPKDRFGRDLHFVRVNTEQNWLVPKLSLSCLPRVQHKQAVILCLLFTLASVVTGCQIVSIIPNPLNFTGSKFINFYFQLSTIVIFLASRLRAYLRLPYGNLVQQPVPLDPYEAAYLAEGKYRAVDTAIVNLVQKGYVTVQRAQRTLTLKRSVGDFSHPVEQAVANAIASDGRIDKVRNVVTQAIDVIWDRLRQLELLVNQNQASKAQTYPAILIACLLGLGIAKILVGLSRGKPIGYLFMMCIVVAVIGLGFWQIPPHRSRYGDRVLRDLRTRVRSTAVSHTDPQLPLVFALFGMAILPNDMFADLKQIFPPVPTSDGGGGGSFGDGGGGGSCGGGGGGGCGGCGGCGSG, from the coding sequence ATGAACTCTCAACAAATAGAGCTATACAAACGAATTCAGGCATTTTCATTGGACCAGCCAGATACTCAATTATCTTTCAGCAAACGGTTGGCAAGGGATAACGGCTGGTCATTGGGCTATGCTCAGAGAGTGATTGAGGAATACAAAAAGTTTACATTTCTAGCCGTTGTCGCAGGACATCCAGTCACGCCGTCCGACCAGGTTGATCAAGTTTGGCATTTACATCTGAGCTATACGCGATCGTACTGGCAAGAGTTTTGTCCGAAAGTTTTGCAAACTCCATTGCATCACGACCCAACTCGCGGAGGCTCATCCGAGCAGTTGAAGTTTGATGACTGGTATAGCAGGACATTGGAAAGCTATAAGCAGTTTTTTGATCAGATTCCTCCAATTGATATTTGGTCTGACCCCAAAGACCGATTTGGGCGAGATCTACACTTTGTTCGGGTAAACACCGAGCAAAACTGGCTTGTGCCAAAGCTATCTTTGAGTTGCCTACCCAGAGTGCAACATAAACAAGCCGTAATCCTATGCCTTTTATTCACTTTGGCATCTGTCGTCACTGGCTGTCAAATAGTTTCTATCATTCCCAATCCCTTAAACTTTACGGGCTCAAAGTTTATAAATTTCTACTTTCAGCTATCAACTATTGTTATATTTCTAGCGTCTCGCCTCCGAGCTTATCTGCGGTTACCTTATGGCAATTTAGTACAACAACCTGTGCCTCTTGATCCCTACGAAGCTGCCTACCTGGCTGAAGGTAAATATCGTGCTGTGGATACTGCGATCGTCAACCTCGTCCAAAAAGGATACGTAACCGTACAGCGAGCACAACGAACTCTGACTTTGAAGAGATCTGTAGGAGACTTCTCTCATCCTGTAGAGCAAGCAGTTGCAAATGCGATTGCTTCAGACGGACGTATTGATAAAGTTCGGAATGTGGTTACTCAAGCAATAGATGTAATTTGGGATCGATTGCGTCAGCTTGAGCTTTTGGTGAATCAAAACCAAGCCTCCAAAGCCCAAACTTACCCAGCAATCTTAATAGCCTGCCTATTAGGATTAGGTATTGCCAAGATTCTGGTAGGGCTCTCTCGTGGGAAGCCTATTGGTTATTTATTCATGATGTGTATCGTCGTGGCTGTGATCGGGTTAGGCTTCTGGCAGATCCCCCCACATCGTAGTCGTTATGGCGATCGAGTTCTACGAGATCTTCGTACACGTGTGCGCTCAACAGCCGTTAGCCATACAGATCCTCAACTTCCCCTAGTATTTGCTCTTTTCGGTATGGCAATTTTACCAAACGATATGTTCGCTGACTTAAAGCAGATATTCCCTCCAGTACCTACTAGCGATGGTGGCGGTGGCGGTAGCTTTGGTGATGGTGGTGGCGGTGGTAGTTGTGGCGGTGGCGGTGGCGGCGGTTGTGGTGGCTGTGGTGGTTGTGGCAGTGGTTGA
- a CDS encoding LuxR C-terminal-related transcriptional regulator: MISLQLLFEEIYQIKDEDDLRSQLAPKIGEYFAAKRSGIFFFDRLSAIGAASSLKNRNLQKVLDVALSIEHNPVARYVAERHTPVHEGVVTSPKAWAIICPRPDHWHVMAGPIVDRGRLVGAVGCTRDKSMPAFNNQNLADLSAICLHLSVCTATVRCVQSSALKSQRQPFSSKRLTSRELQIAELVALGRTNAEIGSQLWITENSVKQALKRMFRKLEVSSRAEMVAQLSASRLHSAGAKPEPFNSMLNSRS, from the coding sequence ATGATTTCCTTGCAACTTTTGTTTGAAGAAATCTATCAGATAAAGGATGAAGATGACCTACGGTCGCAGCTTGCGCCAAAAATCGGTGAGTATTTCGCAGCCAAGCGATCAGGGATCTTTTTCTTCGACCGGCTTTCAGCCATTGGCGCGGCCTCTTCTTTGAAGAATCGCAACCTTCAAAAAGTTCTGGACGTTGCCCTATCCATTGAACATAATCCTGTGGCGCGTTATGTAGCAGAGCGCCATACACCTGTCCATGAAGGAGTGGTGACATCCCCCAAGGCATGGGCAATCATTTGTCCTCGTCCTGATCATTGGCATGTTATGGCAGGACCGATCGTTGATCGCGGTAGATTAGTCGGTGCAGTGGGCTGCACCCGTGACAAATCTATGCCTGCCTTTAATAACCAAAATCTAGCTGATTTAAGTGCTATTTGTTTGCACTTATCGGTTTGTACTGCAACTGTGCGATGTGTGCAAAGTTCCGCTTTGAAATCTCAACGTCAACCGTTCAGCAGCAAGCGCCTGACGTCCCGGGAGTTGCAAATTGCCGAATTAGTTGCTTTGGGGCGAACCAACGCAGAGATTGGCAGTCAACTTTGGATTACTGAAAATTCTGTGAAGCAAGCATTAAAGCGCATGTTTCGTAAGCTTGAGGTTTCGTCCCGTGCAGAAATGGTTGCACAGCTTTCAGCGTCAAGGCTCCACTCAGCGGGGGCAAAACCAGAGCCATTTAACTCAATGCTGAACTCCCGCTCATAA
- a CDS encoding DJ-1/PfpI family protein, which produces MTDLPKHILGLVIYPGMTALDIVGPQQVLSALPNIQIHRIWKTLDPIKTDDGMMIVPDTTLENCPPLDVICVGGGLGQRGVVDDPEVLEFFRQQGSTAKFVTSVCGGSEFLAKAGLLQGYRAATHWMAREQLAELGVEVGTERVVIDRNRITGGGVTAGIDFGLVIAEVLYGEETAKITQLLMEYDPAPPFDVGSPKKAGSDLVNKAMLYARNLGLAVKQAA; this is translated from the coding sequence ATGACTGACTTACCAAAGCACATCCTTGGCTTGGTAATATACCCCGGTATGACAGCACTTGATATTGTCGGACCCCAGCAAGTTTTAAGTGCGCTTCCCAATATTCAGATTCATCGAATCTGGAAAACGCTAGACCCGATCAAAACCGATGATGGCATGATGATTGTGCCTGATACTACTCTTGAAAACTGCCCGCCCTTAGACGTTATTTGTGTTGGCGGTGGCTTAGGACAGAGGGGCGTAGTGGACGATCCAGAGGTGCTCGAATTCTTCCGCCAACAAGGTAGCACAGCAAAATTTGTCACTTCTGTTTGTGGTGGGTCTGAGTTTCTAGCGAAGGCAGGGCTGCTCCAAGGCTATCGAGCAGCTACTCACTGGATGGCGCGTGAACAGCTAGCAGAATTGGGAGTTGAGGTCGGAACAGAGCGGGTCGTAATTGACCGAAATCGCATAACCGGTGGGGGCGTTACCGCAGGCATCGATTTCGGTCTAGTGATTGCTGAAGTGCTTTATGGTGAGGAAACCGCCAAGATCACTCAATTATTAATGGAGTACGACCCAGCGCCTCCGTTTGATGTGGGTTCACCAAAAAAAGCCGGATCTGATTTAGTGAACAAGGCAATGCTATATGCTAGAAACTTAGGTCTAGCAGTGAAACAGGCAGCTTGA